The DNA window CGTGCAGCTGCAGGGCCGCGCGGGCTGCGAGGTACGCGGCGTTTCCGGCTGCGACCTTCGCTGCCGAGACATCGCGCGAGACAGTAGTGGAATTGGCAGTCCATTCGTGGGCGGCTCCGATGACCAGCGGTCGGGTGAAGTCGAGCGAAACTTCGACGTCGGCAAGCATGTGCTTGACCGCTTGGTAGCCGCCGACCACTCTACCGAACTGTCTGCGCTGCAGCACATACGCCACCGTATCGGCCAGCAACCGTTGGCCCGCACCGAGGAGCATGCTTGCGCACGCCAGCGAGGCGGCGTCGAATGCGCGGATGACCGTCGCAGCATCGAGTTCACACACGGGCTCACCGGGTTCGACGGCACCGAGGCGTCGGACCGGATCGACGGAGGTCATGTCGTCGGTCCGCTGCGCTCGAAACATTCGGTTTCCTGTGACCGTGAACGCGCAGTCGGCCGCACGAACGTCGAGAGCACGACTCGCGTCGGGTTCGGAGCTGGTGGCGATGAGGCCCTCGGCGAGGCGGGTGCGGAGCGAGGTCTCCGACGAGTCGTTCAGCAGTGCCGGGAGGAAGACTGCCGACTCGATCCACGGTCCGGGAATGCCGTGGTAGCCGAGCCTTTCGAAGACGACGGCGACATCGACCAGTGTGCCGCCGATCCCGTTCGATTCCTCGGGAATCAGCAGGGCCGTGACGCCGAGGCCGGCAACCCTGCGCCACAGCTTCGATCCGGGACCGAAGTCGTCACCGGCCCAGGCCCGTGCCGCGGCTACCGTGTCGGCGCTCGAGAGCAACGCATCGAGCGCCCGCGCGAAGTCCTCCTGCTCCTGATCCGGCGAGAATTTCATGACAGCTTCCTCACATCGATCTCTCGCGGTAGCCCGAGGAGGCGCTCAGCGACGATATTTCGTTGGATTTCGTTGGTGCCGGCATAGATCGGCCCGGCGAGTGAGAACAGATAGTCGTCGACCCAAGCGCCCTCATCGGGGGCATTGGCTCCTCGCAATTCGGCATCGGCCCCCAGCAGTTCCAGGGCCGCCTCGTGCAACCGAATATCGAGCGTCGACCAGAACAGTTTGTTGACGCTGCCGAGCGCACCCATATCGCCGCCGCCGGAGAGTCTCTCGACGGTTCCCCAGGTGTAGAGCCGATATGCGCGTGCGCCGATCCACGCGTCGACGACCTTGTCGTCGATGGAGGACGCGGCGGTAGTGGTCGACTTCCACAGTGCGGTAAGACGATCGGCAGCGTTACTGAATCGGCCAGGGGAGCGCAGCGACAGGCCACGCTCGTTGCCCGCGGTGCTCATCGCGACGCGCCAGCCGTCCCCTACCGCGCCGAGTACGTCCTTGTCGGGCACGAATACGTCGTCGAAGAAGATCTCGCCGAACCCCGCGTCTCCATCGAGCTGGGCGATCGGCCGGACGGTGATGCCGGGTGCATCGAGCGGAAACAGAAAGTACGTCAGGCCGCGGTGGCGTTGGGCATCTCGGTCCGAACGGAACAGGCCGAATCCGCGATCTGCCCAGGGCGCGCGTGAGCTCCACGTCTTCTGCCCGGAGAGCAGCCATCCGCCGCGCTCGTCGTCGCGTACGGCTCGGCTGCGAATCGACGCGAGGTCGCTGCCGGCCTCGGGCTCCGACCAAGCCTGGGCCCATACCTGCGATCCGTTCGCCATCGGGCCGAGAAAGCGTTCCTGTTGGGCCGGTGTGCCGTGTTCGAAGATGATCGGTGCCAGTAGGGAAATGCCGTTCTGCGCGATGCGAGTCGGTGCTCCGCTGCGGTAGTACTCCTCCTCGAAGATCACCCACTCGGTCAGGCTCGCATCGCGGCCGCCGTAGCGGGCCGGCCATGCGACCACCGACCACCGGGCGTCGGACAGCTCCTTCTCCCATTGCCGGTGGGCGAGCGCGCCCTCCGCGGTGTCCATCGACGGCAGCCGGCCCGGTGAGTGCTCGGTCAACCACGCGCGGGCCTCGTTGCGAAAGTTCACTTCGTCATCGGTGAAGTGCATCGCTCAGTCCTTGTCCGCGCCGCTGGCGTTCTTCTTGTTCGCGTCGGCCATGGCCTTGGCGTCGAGGCCGCCGAGCGAATCGACACCCACCTCGGCGTTGTGTGCGTGGGCGGCGTGATGGAGTCCGAAGACCGAATCCATTCCGTTCCGCATGCCCATGATGTCCTCGGTCTGATTGACCGCCTTCTTGGTCAGTGCCAGGCCGAACCGCGGCATCGCCGAAATACGTTCTGCCATATCGAAGGTGAACTTCTCCAGATCCGCGCGCGGTACGACGTGGTTGACCATTCCGAGTTCGCGGGCCCGCTCGGCCGGGAACCGATCGGCGGTGTAGAGGAACTCTTTGGCTGCCCGCGGATTCATCACCCAGGGGTGTGCGAAGAACTCGACCCCCGGAATGCCCATGCGGACCACGGGATCGGCGAAGAATGCGTCTTCCGAGGCGATGATGAAATCACACGACCACGCGAGCATCAGGCCGCCGGCGATACAGGCGCCCTGCACCATGGCGATCATCGGCTTCGGAATCTCGCGCCACCGACGGCACATCCCTAGGTAGACCTCCGACTCGCGAGCAATCCGAGAATCGGCACCCTTCTTGTCGGCATGGTCCCACCAGATCACGGCTTTGCGCTCGAAGGACTGGTCGATGTCTCGGTCGGGTGTGCCGATGTCATGGCCACCGCAGAAGTGTTTTCCGTTGCCTGCCAGCACGATCACTGCGACGTCGTCGTCGTCGGTTGCGCGAGTGAAGGCGGCGTCGAGGGCATATGTCACCTTCGAGTTCTGCGCGTTGCTGTACTGCGGGCGATTCAGAGTCACCACCGCCACGCGTCCGCGGACCTCGTACGTAACCACGTCCTGGGTGGCGTCGGTTTGCTCTGCCATTTTTCCTCCAACTGTTCTGTGCCGTTCGGCGAGTGGCACCGCAGCACGACCATACCAAACAAGTGCTTGGTGGGGTATTGTATGGTGTCAAAGGAGTTGAAGCCTCGAACGCGCGTGGTCGACAAAGGAGTCACAGATGGATCTCACGTTCTCCGAAGAGGACGACAGGTTTCGGGAAGAAGCACGTGAGTGGCTCGCTGACAACTTGAGCGGCGACTTCGCCGAGTTGAAGGGACTGGGCGGGTCCGGCCGAGAGCACGAGGCCTTCGCTGAGCGACTGGAATGGAACCGGCACCTGGCCGAGTCCGGCTGGACCTGCCTCGGCTGGCCTACCGAGCACGGTGGTCGCGGACTCAGTCTCTCTCAGCAGATGATCTTCCACGAGGAATACGCACGCGCCGACGCGCCTGCCCGGGTCAATCATCTCGGCGAAGAATTGCTCGGCCCCACGCTGATCGCCTGGGGAACCGACGAACAGCGGGCCCGCTTCCTGCCGCCCATCACCGCCGTAAAAGAGCTTTGGTGCCAGGGGTACTCAGAACCGGGAGCGGGTTCGGACCTCGCCGCGGTACGGACGCGAGCGCGACTGGCCGGGGACACCTGGATAATCGACGGCCAAAAGGTGTGGACCTCACTCGCGCATCATTCCGACTGGTGTTTCGTCGTCGCTCGCACCGACCCGACCACCACCCGGCACGCCGGACTGTCGTACCTGCTCGTCCCCATGGACCAACCAGGGGTGACCGTGCGACCCATCGTCCAGCTGACCGGAACATCGGAATTCAACGAGGTGTTCTTCGACGGAGCCGTCACCGACACCACGATGATCGTCGGCGCACCGGGTGAAGGTTGGCCGGTAGCGATGGGGACGCTCGGCTTCGAGCGCGGTGTCTCCACCGTCGGCCAACAGGTGGGCTTCGCGCGCGAACTCGAGACGGTGCGCAACCGGGCGAGAGAAAACGGAACCATCGACGACCCGATCATCGCCGATCGGCTGGCGCAGGCGCAGGTCGGCCTGGAAGTGCTGCGAGTGCATGCCCTGCGCACCCTCAGTGCCTACGAATCCGGCTCGATGGGACCCGAGGCATCGGTGGCCAAACTGCTCTGGGCGAGGTGGCACCGAGATCTCGGCGAGCTTGCGATGGACGTCCTTGGTGGCTCGGCTCTCACCACCGGACCCTCCTACGAACTCGATGATCTACAGACGCTGTTCCTCTTCAGTCGGGCCGACACGATCTACGGCGGATCCGACGAAATCCAACGAAACATCATCTCCGAGCGAGTACTCGGAATGCCTAGGGAGCCACGACCGTGACCAAGAGAGAACAACCGGCCCCCGCGTACCTGCCGGGACATGGACTGCTCACAGACCGAACCGTCGTCGTCACCGCCGGTGCAGGCGCAGGAATCGGGGCCGCGGTAGTGCGCCGCGCACTCGAAGAAGGTGCCAAGGCCGTCGTCGTCGGCGATACCCATGAGCGGAGATTGGCCGAGGCGCACCAGGAATGGGCGTCGGAGTTCGGCGCAGATCGGGTCCGAACCCGCGTCTGCGACGTGACCCGAGAAGATCACGTCGAGGCCCTCCTCGACCTTGCCGACGAGGTGGGCGGGGTGGACGTCATGGTCAACAATGCGGGTCTCGGCGGAACGGTGTCGCTGCTCGAGATGACCGACACCCAATGG is part of the Rhodococcus sovatensis genome and encodes:
- a CDS encoding acyl-CoA dehydrogenase family protein, with translation MHFTDDEVNFRNEARAWLTEHSPGRLPSMDTAEGALAHRQWEKELSDARWSVVAWPARYGGRDASLTEWVIFEEEYYRSGAPTRIAQNGISLLAPIIFEHGTPAQQERFLGPMANGSQVWAQAWSEPEAGSDLASIRSRAVRDDERGGWLLSGQKTWSSRAPWADRGFGLFRSDRDAQRHRGLTYFLFPLDAPGITVRPIAQLDGDAGFGEIFFDDVFVPDKDVLGAVGDGWRVAMSTAGNERGLSLRSPGRFSNAADRLTALWKSTTTAASSIDDKVVDAWIGARAYRLYTWGTVERLSGGGDMGALGSVNKLFWSTLDIRLHEAALELLGADAELRGANAPDEGAWVDDYLFSLAGPIYAGTNEIQRNIVAERLLGLPREIDVRKLS
- a CDS encoding acyl-CoA dehydrogenase family protein; this translates as MKFSPDQEQEDFARALDALLSSADTVAAARAWAGDDFGPGSKLWRRVAGLGVTALLIPEESNGIGGTLVDVAVVFERLGYHGIPGPWIESAVFLPALLNDSSETSLRTRLAEGLIATSSEPDASRALDVRAADCAFTVTGNRMFRAQRTDDMTSVDPVRRLGAVEPGEPVCELDAATVIRAFDAASLACASMLLGAGQRLLADTVAYVLQRRQFGRVVGGYQAVKHMLADVEVSLDFTRPLVIGAAHEWTANSTTVSRDVSAAKVAAGNAAYLAARAALQLHGAVAYTLELDVSMWILRVQALETAWGTSAYHRGRIAAALREG
- a CDS encoding acyl-CoA dehydrogenase family protein, translated to MDLTFSEEDDRFREEAREWLADNLSGDFAELKGLGGSGREHEAFAERLEWNRHLAESGWTCLGWPTEHGGRGLSLSQQMIFHEEYARADAPARVNHLGEELLGPTLIAWGTDEQRARFLPPITAVKELWCQGYSEPGAGSDLAAVRTRARLAGDTWIIDGQKVWTSLAHHSDWCFVVARTDPTTTRHAGLSYLLVPMDQPGVTVRPIVQLTGTSEFNEVFFDGAVTDTTMIVGAPGEGWPVAMGTLGFERGVSTVGQQVGFARELETVRNRARENGTIDDPIIADRLAQAQVGLEVLRVHALRTLSAYESGSMGPEASVAKLLWARWHRDLGELAMDVLGGSALTTGPSYELDDLQTLFLFSRADTIYGGSDEIQRNIISERVLGMPREPRP
- a CDS encoding enoyl-CoA hydratase, whose amino-acid sequence is MAEQTDATQDVVTYEVRGRVAVVTLNRPQYSNAQNSKVTYALDAAFTRATDDDDVAVIVLAGNGKHFCGGHDIGTPDRDIDQSFERKAVIWWDHADKKGADSRIARESEVYLGMCRRWREIPKPMIAMVQGACIAGGLMLAWSCDFIIASEDAFFADPVVRMGIPGVEFFAHPWVMNPRAAKEFLYTADRFPAERARELGMVNHVVPRADLEKFTFDMAERISAMPRFGLALTKKAVNQTEDIMGMRNGMDSVFGLHHAAHAHNAEVGVDSLGGLDAKAMADANKKNASGADKD